GAACTCTTCCCTGGGGAGGCGCGACGGTACGCCTCCAGCCGATGCCTTCAATCAACAACGCGAGTTGGCCTGGTGTCATTTCCATGCCGCCATCAACCACAGGAGGCCATACAAATCGACCCGATTCAAGGCGCTTTGCAAACAAGCACAAACCGGATCCATCCCAAAGCAAAGCCTTCAAATAGTCACCCCGTTTTGAACGGAAAACGAACAGATGTCCTGAGTACGGATCTGCCCGAAACACCGGACCTACCATCGCAGCTAAGCCGTCAAATCCATATCGCATGCTAACAGGTTGCGTTGCCAAATGTACTTTGGTCCCGGGCGGCAGTCCAATCATGAGCAGGCCTTCAGGGATTGTAGTACACGTTGCAGAGCATGTTCGTTCACATGACTATCAACAACTAACTCCGTGCCGTTTGGAAGCCGCATCAGAATTCTGCCCATTGGCATTGAAGAATGAGCAGCATTCGCAACATGAACAGGTTTTGGCTCAGGTTGCGCTTGGATGTTTTTCAAATCTTCTATGGTTCCAAACGGCATCAAATCGATTGGGCCGCTAGCTGATTGCTCCCGAGCTTTTTTCTGGCTTCGCCAATTGTACAGAACGCTCGGGGAAATATCATTCTGTTCTGCAACCATCTTTACCGTGTTGTGGGGCAGTTCGCATTGGGCAATCAAAGCATCTTTATCGGCATCGCTGTATTTGCGCCGACGTTCAGTCCGCGTGATTACTTCCATTTGCATCGTGTCCGCCTCTTTGGTCCTTCTGGACTCCAGAAAGAATTCCTGAGGATCTAATCAAAGATTGTCGCCGATCGTGCAAGACGGGGTTGGCCGGACGCTTACCAACAGTCGCAGTAAGTCCGTTTTCACAGCAAATGTAAATACTGCCTTTTCAGTTTATTTTGGTCGAGTATTTGGAGCAGAGGCAAACTTCTTGGTCAATCCCTTCCAAATCTCTGACTATCGATTTCAGATCAGTTTCAAACGCGCTGAGTGTGTCTTCATTCTTGATAACAAATTTGTGCGCTAAACCACCACGACGTTCTCCTAATGCTGTAAGAGAATTCACGAGACTGAGGTCGATTTCATTTGGTTTAAACCCTATCGGTATAAACAGATTATCTAAGTTTCGTTCAGAAATTCCATGATTTTCCTTTATAGTATTTCTAAAGAGATTTATCGCTTGTTTAGAATACTCATCAATGTCTCGAACCAAATCGCTCCCTATCTTAGATTTCGACTTCTCTGCCTTTGTTTCATCCAATACTTTGGCCGCAACTAGAGCTACCAGTGTTCTTGATATACGTCCTTTATCTTTGAAGTTCCGCCGAGCGTCCATTGCCGCCTCAAGAGCGAGCTCCTCTAAAAACTGCTCTATCGCTGCGTGACAAAGCAAAACATACGAGCTCAGCTTTAATCGCTGAAGATCGTTTTTGCATTCTATCGGATCGACCCGAACTACAATCTTACGTGCTTTTCTAAGGTCAGCTTTCAGCTTTTTATAGTGGGAGGTTGGCGACTTCATTATTGGATGCTGGGAATTTCAATCGAAATACCGGAAATTTGTTCAACCGAACCGTACCATTTTTCAAAACGCCTAGAAGTGTTTTCGACTGATTTTGTCGTTGTCTCAACGGATCTAACAAAATCATTATCTTCGGTGAATAGCAACTTGAACGATTCTTCAACTTTCAGTTTGTTACTGTTAGCCCATTCGTAAAATTCTTTATTGGATAGCGAACCAACTAATACGTCAAAAAGTGCTCTATTGAATCGTGTTTCATATGCTTCACCAAGCCATTTTCTACAGAAGCGTTTTTCTCCAAAAATATCTATACCCAATGCAATAGCTCGATTCATTGCATCTAACCGCTCGACTATAACGTTTTCAAATCCGTCATTTTCGTAAAGCGCATTGTATTTCTCACTGCAATTATCCAAAAATAACTTCAGATTTCCATTATATTCCATTTCAGGGTCAGAGAATGCTAAATGTCGAATACTTAGTTCTACATCTGCCATTCGGGGGTCAGGGGATTTTTTCCTTAACAAATGGTGCAGTGGTCCAATTGTCTCTGTCCAATTGATTATATGTTTCAAAAACGGCCCAGGGTGAAGTGACATCCGAAGTTCCATTGGGGAAAGGCGAACTGATCCTGAATTTAAACGATGAAAAATCTCGTACAGAACTTCTTCGTTCTCCCAACCTTTTAATACTGCGGCTCTAATTACCCCGTTGTTAAAGCGGTCCTTCCAATCCTCATCTTTGGAGATTTGCGGCCAATCTTGTCCGCCAATTTCTGCATCCAATACCGACAAATTTCTTAATTTAAATCGGGTTCCGCCATCGTATTTGCCATTTAGGAATTCTTTAATCGTAGTAAGCCTTTGCTTTCCGTCCAAAACCAAATACCGGGATCGACTGTCTTTTCTCGACGAAAGCAATATTTGTGGGATAGGTACTCCAAGAAAGATTGATTCTATAAACTTAGACTTTGCCTTCTTCGACCATACATTCCTTCTTTGAAACTCTGGATCAAGGTCAATTTGCTGACCAATTTGACTATAAATCGTACCCACTGTCCAATCGCTCGGTGCAAGAACCAATCCGTCAAAATCGTTGACAGAAATCCCCTCTACTTGTTCATCTTCTCTTGGATCATCTATTTCAAATTCTTCATCTCTATCTTCCCAAGTAGGGTTTGTATTAGTCATACTTGTTATCCTTCGGATATTTTTTTGAATACCTACTTTTGAATCAATTCGTTGCACGATAATATACAGTTATTCGAATTCGTCTATCGAATTACAGTAAAATCACTG
This DNA window, taken from Parasphingorhabdus litoris DSM 22379, encodes the following:
- a CDS encoding transposase; its protein translation is MQMEVITRTERRRKYSDADKDALIAQCELPHNTVKMVAEQNDISPSVLYNWRSQKKAREQSASGPIDLMPFGTIEDLKNIQAQPEPKPVHVANAAHSSMPMGRILMRLPNGTELVVDSHVNEHALQRVLQSLKACS
- a CDS encoding DUF262 domain-containing protein codes for the protein MTNTNPTWEDRDEEFEIDDPREDEQVEGISVNDFDGLVLAPSDWTVGTIYSQIGQQIDLDPEFQRRNVWSKKAKSKFIESIFLGVPIPQILLSSRKDSRSRYLVLDGKQRLTTIKEFLNGKYDGGTRFKLRNLSVLDAEIGGQDWPQISKDEDWKDRFNNGVIRAAVLKGWENEEVLYEIFHRLNSGSVRLSPMELRMSLHPGPFLKHIINWTETIGPLHHLLRKKSPDPRMADVELSIRHLAFSDPEMEYNGNLKLFLDNCSEKYNALYENDGFENVIVERLDAMNRAIALGIDIFGEKRFCRKWLGEAYETRFNRALFDVLVGSLSNKEFYEWANSNKLKVEESFKLLFTEDNDFVRSVETTTKSVENTSRRFEKWYGSVEQISGISIEIPSIQ
- a CDS encoding HEPN domain-containing protein codes for the protein MKSPTSHYKKLKADLRKARKIVVRVDPIECKNDLQRLKLSSYVLLCHAAIEQFLEELALEAAMDARRNFKDKGRISRTLVALVAAKVLDETKAEKSKSKIGSDLVRDIDEYSKQAINLFRNTIKENHGISERNLDNLFIPIGFKPNEIDLSLVNSLTALGERRGGLAHKFVIKNEDTLSAFETDLKSIVRDLEGIDQEVCLCSKYSTKIN
- the tnpB gene encoding IS66 family insertion sequence element accessory protein TnpB (TnpB, as the term is used for proteins encoded by IS66 family insertion elements, is considered an accessory protein, since TnpC, encoded by a neighboring gene, is a DDE family transposase.), with the protein product MIGLPPGTKVHLATQPVSMRYGFDGLAAMVGPVFRADPYSGHLFVFRSKRGDYLKALLWDGSGLCLFAKRLESGRFVWPPVVDGGMEMTPGQLALLIEGIGWRRTVAPPQGRVPMQL